The following are from one region of the Nicotiana tomentosiformis chromosome 7, ASM39032v3, whole genome shotgun sequence genome:
- the LOC104110588 gene encoding probable glutathione S-transferase, protein MAEVKLLGVSLSPFSRRVEWALKIKGVEYEFIEEDLQNKSPLLLQSNPVHQKIPVLIHNGKPISESMIILEYIDETFEGPSILPKDPYDRALARFWANFLDVKCITTIGKALFGKGEESDKAKEESSELLKILDNELKDKKFFVGDNFGFADIAANLMAFWLGILEEASGVILVTSEKFPNFCAWKDEYINCSQVKKYLPSRDVLLAHFQTRFQTAAAPK, encoded by the exons TAGTCGCAGAGTTGAGTGGGCTCTGAAGATTAAGGGTGTGGAatatgaatttatagaagaagaCCTACAAAACAAGAGCCCTCTGCTTCTTCAATCCAATCCTGTTCACCAAAAAATCCCAGTGCTAATTCACAATGGAAAACCCATTTCTGAGTCTATGATCATTCTTGAATACATTGATGAAACATTTGAAGGCCCTTCCATTTTGCCTAAAGACCCTTATGACCGAGCTTTAGCTCGTTTCTGGGCTAATTTCCTTGATGTTAAG TGCATAACTACAATTGGAAAAGCTTTATTTGGCAAAGGAGAGGAGTCAGACAAAGCTAAGGAGGAGTCTAGTGAACTGCTAAAGATTCTTGATAATGAGCTCAAGGACAAAAAATTCTTTGTAGGAGACAACTTTGGATTTGCTGATATAGCTGCTAATTTGATGGCATTTTGGCTGGGAATTCTTGAAGAAGCCTCTGGAGTAATTTTGGTGACAAGTGAaaaatttcccaatttttgtgCTTGGAAAGATGAGTATATTAACTGCAGCCAAGTTAAGAAATATTTACCTTCAAGGGATGTGTTACTTGCCCATTTTCAAACTCGCTTTCAAACTGCAGCAGCTCCCAAATAA